AATGACATTTGCTTTATGGGATTGCTTTGAATAACGACaagtctttctttctgtctgatGAAAAACGGATTCAATTTTAATTAACCATTAAAAGCCTTTCTGTGATTCTCATGAGCTGCAGACAGTAAATGGAACATTTCTCTGTGCATTCATAATATACTGTCCACTGTAAATGTAAACTTCTACTGTATGTGATTATGTTCTTAAGTATATTTGACTGATCAGCAAAAACTTATTGAAGTTTTGAAGATCAGGTAGTTTATGTTTTGGTGAGTTTATGACAAgcttatgttttattcaaaGCTTCTTGTCATGTAGATGTggattaaatataaaataaatataacaatcaGCAGCTTGcaatacattatattataatatatatgttcTAAATCTATTACCTATACTATTTATCTTGAAAGAGTGTCCAAGCACTTGGCAAAAAGAGGCAtgatcttttaattttattttaaaataattaattaaaaatatataatgtcATAATTAATGTTGGTGTCAACACATTTAATTGACTGAGGCTGGGCTGAACATGGTGATTAGTCTAATTAATTTCATCTATTTAACTTTAGACAATCAATAGTTATTGGCAGTTTTAGGACTTGCTAATGAGGGTGATCAGCTCACCACTTGTGTTCCAAATGGCGTTGGTTTGATTCTTGTAGCCGTTCTTCATGCACTCGTCCACGTAGGATTTGGGGTCGCAGCCTGACATGAGGATCTCTCTCAGCAGGGCGATGTAGGCTATGGCCAGTCTCAGAGTGTCTATCTTCGACAGCCGCTTCTCGTAGGGAAACGTTGGTACGTGGCAGCGCAGCTCTTCGAAGGCGGAATTGATGCTcagcatcctcttcctctcccggATGTTGGCGGCATGCCGCTGCACCTTGTAGGGCTGATGGGACACCAGCCGCCGCGCCCTGCGCTTGTTGATATCCAAGGGTTCGTCCACGGAAGAAGTTTCGGCCTCAGCGCAGACGCTCGCGCCCGGTGACTGCACGTCGAGGTCGGTGAAGGTCAGCTGTGCGTCCGGGAACATGGACTGACAGCCGAAAGAGGACCAGGGCGAGAGCTGGCCAGTGGCTGCGGTGCAGTCTAACAGGAAGGTGTCCAGCTGGGTCGGAAACTGGAAGTTTTGATCCATTTGTCCCCAAAATGCAAAATCTGTGTTGCCATCCTGGTCGAAGTCAAAGAGAATGTCctccatattttaaaaagtaaaataaaatgattatatttcTTTTCTAGGTAGAAGTGATGACCAACACAGAGCCGGTTTTTTTTCGTGGATAGATTGGTGACTGCCTACCTGCATGTGCCTTAATATCTGCAGTGTGTCAGCCTCATGGGCACATCTCCTGGATTAAATAGCCTACTTCCAGGGCCTCCATGTTGCTCTGGACAATTCTAAAGACTGAAAGGGAGCTCTTAAGAACTCTTTACCCCTCCTCGTAGATCGTTCATTGCTTTAAAAACGTATTACAAAGGGATCAGTTGAtctccaaaatgacaaaaagaaggaaaaaacacgTGTCCAATTATAAACTTCCCCCCCAAGTAGTCCAGCTAATAttgacaaaaaacacttggtatTTAGCAATCATTGGAGGGCTTGTGCCGAGCATTATGGCGCAGCAGGCCACGCAAACCCGGTGGCCTCTGAATGGGATTGTTTTACCTATTAAAGCTCAGCTGACAACAAACACcactgtcagaaacacatggaagCTCTTTATCAGTACAAAATGTAACGAGGTTTTAATGGAAAATGAGCATTTTTTATGTTTCGCCTTTGGGTTTATCCTGGTGCAGACATATTTTTACGCACTGAAGTCAGATACCAAACAGACCTACAAGATGTAAAATGTTCCAACAGTATCACCACAATTCGTCCCACATAATTTAGATCTAGTACCCACATTAATACGTACCTAATTTGCAAATGATACGACTGACTAAATGGCAAACCATGGAGAGGACGCACGCTGTAATTAGACTGGGGTTAATCCAATACGCACGTTCTTTCTTCGAGGTTGTATAGAGGGCAGCTTGGGGATGAGCTTTAATTCAAGAAGGCTGTATGTTTGCTAACACGTGGTTTTGATTTGACAAAGTCCTCCAGGATGCTAATTTATAGGGAATCTGTTTGTTACAATAAACAGAGTCCTTTTTTTTGCAGGCGGAGCAGCTGATTTAACCAGACGACTAAAACAAAGACAGGTGAAGCGTGTCTGACGTTTGGTGACAATACCATGTGACCTCACAGGGGTTAGAGAGGACTGCATTTAAATTTACACCGAAGCACTTCTAAAGTTGCGTTATTGCGGTTGTATAATTCATtttctataataataattacagacCGAGAAGACTCCAGGATCTCAATAAAAAAGTCCAATAAGGCAACTTTGGATCATGCTCATTTTCTTTCAGGTGTTAGATGTGTGTGTTAGAAGTTTAATAAGGCGTTGAAATCATGTATTTCCCCTAAATCGTTGCAGATGTTATATCCAGTATGAATGAGATTTTTTAAGATGACGCGCAGGCAAGTCGTTTGCTTGTATTGAAGGAACAATATAAAGGCAACAACCTATCAACATTCTTCTTCGATGAGTTTGATTTCCCTGTAGGGACTTCAGTATTTGTTTcaggaaacacatgaaagctACTCTTATTTTCCAAAGGATTGAGTTACAACAGTTAATGAACCTACAGTTCCAGTGTTTCTCTAACCTTTTTCCATCCTACAGTTCAATTAACCCACGGGTCTGACACACAGGAGAAATTTGAAAGGACAACATCTTGATTAAGAGGTGCATTGTCACCGAGCCCAGAGTCTTGTTTTTAACTCTGCCAAGAGTCAACAAAACCATTTGCATTGTAAATTACGCACGGACGTGAACATGTGTATGTAGTgtttaaaatgactgatttcAGGTTAACGCGCCATCAAGTTAATTTTCATTACTTGTCCAATCCCGGATGTCCTGTCAGTTGTTGGGGG
This genomic interval from Thunnus thynnus chromosome 11, fThuThy2.1, whole genome shotgun sequence contains the following:
- the LOC137192088 gene encoding pancreas transcription factor 1 subunit alpha; this encodes MEDILFDFDQDGNTDFAFWGQMDQNFQFPTQLDTFLLDCTAATGQLSPWSSFGCQSMFPDAQLTFTDLDVQSPGASVCAEAETSSVDEPLDINKRRARRLVSHQPYKVQRHAANIRERKRMLSINSAFEELRCHVPTFPYEKRLSKIDTLRLAIAYIALLREILMSGCDPKSYVDECMKNGYKNQTNAIWNTSDLTARLSWIKWD